The proteins below are encoded in one region of Flammeovirga kamogawensis:
- a CDS encoding GlcG/HbpS family heme-binding protein: protein MNISLENSEKIISAAKAKSEALGVKMNIAVVDGGANLTAFARMDGAWLGSLDISIKKAKTARFFDMNTGVIGELSQPGGALYNIEHSNNGLITFPGGVPIKCPETGNIIGAIGVSGSTVEDDHAVAMAGVEALVK from the coding sequence ATGAATATCTCATTAGAAAACTCAGAAAAAATTATTAGTGCAGCAAAAGCTAAATCAGAAGCATTAGGAGTAAAAATGAACATTGCTGTAGTGGATGGTGGTGCTAACTTAACTGCATTTGCTCGTATGGACGGTGCTTGGTTAGGTTCTCTAGATATCTCAATTAAAAAAGCAAAAACAGCAAGATTCTTTGATATGAATACTGGTGTGATAGGTGAATTATCTCAACCGGGTGGAGCTCTTTACAATATTGAACATTCGAATAATGGTTTAATTACATTCCCAGGTGGTGTACCAATAAAATGTCCTGAAACAGGTAATATAATTGGTGCTATTGGTGTAAGTGGTAGTACTGTAGAAGATGATCATGCTGTTGCTATGGCTGGTGTTGAAGCCTTAGTAAAATAA
- a CDS encoding helix-turn-helix domain-containing protein codes for MSKEIIKTKVNLNMHMFSFLQKGKKEVHYADRAVTVNEKQSILLRKGNCLWSELLDPEENYYCKLLFFTEERLSKFITEYIDKETAENEEIEETFFCIENDNYLTSYIDSLFNINEPQAKLNDKLLSIKFDELLIYLLRKYGKSFEKFLLSLESQKKDSSFKVSVEQNIFSSLSLEEIAFLCNMSLSTFKRHFKLEYNISPGKWLRDKRLEKAKELLEMENRTPSDIYMDLGYHNLSNFSNAFKKKFGVSPTEIA; via the coding sequence ATGTCAAAAGAGATAATTAAAACAAAAGTAAACCTTAATATGCATATGTTTAGCTTCTTACAAAAAGGAAAGAAAGAAGTACATTATGCAGATAGGGCAGTAACAGTAAATGAGAAACAATCCATTTTGCTAAGAAAGGGGAATTGTTTGTGGAGTGAATTGCTCGATCCGGAGGAGAATTATTATTGTAAATTACTATTTTTTACAGAAGAAAGGTTGTCTAAATTTATTACTGAATATATAGATAAAGAAACAGCTGAAAATGAAGAGATAGAAGAAACTTTTTTCTGTATTGAAAATGATAATTATCTCACTTCTTACATAGATTCTCTTTTTAATATTAATGAACCTCAAGCCAAATTAAACGACAAGCTATTATCAATAAAATTTGATGAACTTTTAATCTATCTATTAAGAAAATATGGCAAATCATTTGAGAAGTTTTTATTATCTCTTGAAAGTCAGAAAAAGGATTCCTCTTTTAAAGTAAGTGTTGAACAAAATATATTTTCATCGTTAAGTTTAGAAGAAATTGCCTTTTTATGTAATATGAGTTTATCTACTTTTAAAAGACATTTTAAATTAGAGTATAATATATCACCTGGTAAGTGGTTAAGAGATAAGCGTTTAGAAAAGGCCAAAGAATTATTAGAAATGGAAAACAGAACGCCTTCAGACATTTACATGGATCTTGGTTATCATAATTTGTCTAATTTTAGCAATGCTTTTAAGAAGAAATTTGGTGTGAGCCCAACAGAAATAGCTTAA
- a CDS encoding serine hydrolase domain-containing protein, translated as MKKQTTTAKKIFRVVLLISTIISMFFVPWVLVKAWIPPLPDTIQEQLENSLDYGYEGIIVYVDQTGKQPQYFAAGWDNREEKIPAKTDALFKIASISKLYNVVAITKLVKQGRLSLDKTIVDYLPELDGRIENANEITLRLMVQHKSGIPNFTDAPNFWAQPTETYEESLALILDKPANFKPGEDYEYCNTNYLLLSKIMDNVLGYSHFQFIQKEILSPLHLTNTFASLNEVDSLKVMSGYHIGYPYNLRGNEHGMLATAEDVGIFLRALNNGTVFSDGEQEIYSSIYKYEHAGWVPGYQSFANYDKELDAIVIVFYSTTDADLLFWNLSEIINSRIIKILKREQE; from the coding sequence ATGAAAAAACAAACAACAACAGCCAAAAAGATTTTTAGAGTAGTATTGCTTATTTCTACAATTATTTCCATGTTTTTTGTGCCGTGGGTTTTAGTAAAAGCTTGGATTCCACCATTGCCAGATACCATTCAGGAACAACTAGAAAATAGCCTTGATTATGGTTACGAAGGAATTATTGTATATGTAGATCAAACAGGAAAACAACCTCAGTATTTTGCTGCAGGTTGGGATAATAGAGAAGAGAAGATTCCAGCTAAAACAGATGCTCTTTTTAAAATTGCAAGTATCAGTAAATTGTACAATGTTGTAGCAATTACAAAATTGGTAAAACAAGGTCGACTGTCGCTGGATAAAACGATTGTAGATTACTTGCCAGAATTAGATGGTAGAATAGAAAATGCGAATGAAATCACCTTAAGGTTAATGGTACAGCATAAAAGTGGAATTCCTAATTTTACGGATGCACCAAATTTTTGGGCTCAACCAACGGAAACTTACGAAGAAAGCCTTGCTTTAATTTTAGATAAACCTGCAAATTTTAAACCTGGTGAAGACTATGAATATTGCAATACAAACTATTTATTGCTCAGTAAAATAATGGACAATGTTTTAGGCTATTCTCATTTCCAGTTTATTCAAAAAGAAATATTATCTCCTTTACATCTTACAAATACATTTGCTTCTCTAAATGAAGTAGATAGTTTAAAAGTAATGAGTGGTTACCATATTGGGTACCCTTACAATTTAAGGGGAAATGAACATGGTATGTTAGCGACAGCAGAAGACGTAGGCATTTTTTTAAGAGCACTTAATAATGGTACTGTTTTTAGTGATGGAGAACAGGAAATTTATTCTTCAATCTATAAATATGAACATGCGGGGTGGGTTCCTGGGTATCAAAGTTTTGCAAATTATGATAAGGAATTAGATGCTATTGTAATTGTATTTTACAGTACTACAGATGCCGATTTATTATTTTGGAACTTATCAGAAATTATAAATAGTAGAATAATTAAGATACTAAAAAGAGAGCAAGAATAG
- a CDS encoding TonB-dependent receptor has translation MTFLHYQKSKVIFTLLLSCISIFTVAQNRKIVVRGRVKDADNQEDVIGASIYDINTKKGTTSNVDGVFTLNLIDGYHELKVKCTGFKEHSLFINVERDTVIDLLLEKSVTELDVIEVKANINDKITDVPQMSKVEIPIEQLDNLPLFLGEKDVIKAFQLMPGVQKNGDGNGDFFVRGGSGDQNLMLLDGVTIYNGQHLGGLFSVFSGDILETAAVYKGGFPAKYGGRLSSVLAMKTRDGDYENIHGKFHLGVLSSSVLVELPLKKEKLSLIFSARRSFTDFLFKFLSTENTKSKLLFYDSNLKLTYKLNNKNSFSFSTFLGKDIYSQTTLLESIPKKINENTINEMNWRNYTNNLRWKHFFSNHLIGKTSLIYNKYKFQSEYKNQLTNATSNQKTEFNFISSIEDLGIKYELDFNLNSEHSFTLGTTVTYHKFTPKNINHFQQVNSDTFQDEVRTEINTEEYSFYLQHLWIPNDKWRFQYGVRWSVYNNKVTYNDLEPRLNIAYKLTENLTLKSAYSRMNQYIIRLQGAEIGEDMQSSLYAPVNDKILPQRSDQISLGIAKDFSKSKGITLSVEGYYKKLDDITLLKEGEPILDFDFNSLKTTYNEKKWDEMITSGKGTAYGAEFLLQKKTGKFSGWLGYTLSWAKLDFDNLNNGKSFYAPWDRRHNFTLTTIYQPQKKVTLSSVFTYTTGAVYTMPIGKVNINGFYGNGNDVDILGNRSNFRGDAYHRLDLSAQFHKFKKGNQKRTWSFGVYNTYARNNAFTYTLTVNQENKAEVTKTGLFTILPYVAYSFEF, from the coding sequence ATGACATTTCTACATTATCAAAAAAGTAAAGTGATTTTTACTTTACTACTCTCATGTATTTCAATTTTTACAGTTGCACAAAATAGAAAAATTGTTGTTAGAGGAAGGGTAAAAGATGCAGACAATCAGGAAGACGTTATTGGAGCATCTATTTATGATATAAACACAAAAAAGGGGACCACATCAAATGTTGATGGTGTATTTACATTAAATTTGATAGACGGATACCATGAACTGAAAGTAAAATGTACTGGTTTTAAAGAACATAGCTTATTTATTAATGTTGAGAGAGATACAGTTATTGATTTATTGTTAGAGAAATCTGTTACTGAACTTGATGTTATAGAAGTAAAAGCAAACATAAATGATAAAATTACTGACGTTCCTCAAATGTCAAAAGTTGAGATTCCAATAGAACAGCTTGATAATCTGCCACTATTTTTAGGTGAAAAAGATGTGATAAAAGCATTTCAGTTAATGCCTGGCGTTCAAAAAAATGGAGATGGGAATGGGGACTTCTTCGTTAGGGGAGGATCAGGAGATCAGAACCTAATGCTTTTAGATGGTGTAACAATCTATAATGGACAACATTTAGGAGGATTGTTTTCGGTTTTTTCTGGAGATATATTAGAAACAGCTGCTGTATATAAAGGTGGGTTTCCTGCTAAATATGGCGGTCGACTATCTTCTGTTTTAGCTATGAAAACAAGAGACGGAGATTATGAAAATATTCATGGTAAATTTCATTTAGGAGTTTTATCAAGTTCTGTTCTTGTTGAATTACCTCTTAAAAAAGAGAAATTATCACTTATTTTCTCTGCTAGAAGATCATTTACTGATTTTTTGTTTAAATTTTTATCTACTGAAAACACAAAATCAAAACTATTATTCTATGATTCAAATTTAAAATTGACTTACAAATTAAATAATAAGAATTCATTTTCATTCTCAACATTTTTAGGCAAAGATATTTATTCTCAAACCACGTTACTTGAATCAATTCCTAAGAAGATAAATGAGAATACTATTAATGAGATGAATTGGAGAAATTACACAAATAATTTAAGGTGGAAGCATTTTTTTAGTAATCACTTGATAGGTAAAACTTCTTTGATTTATAATAAATATAAATTTCAATCAGAATATAAAAACCAACTTACCAATGCGACTTCTAATCAAAAAACTGAATTTAATTTTATTTCATCTATAGAAGATCTTGGAATTAAATATGAATTGGATTTTAATCTAAACAGCGAACACTCTTTTACTTTAGGAACAACAGTAACGTATCATAAATTTACGCCTAAAAACATCAACCATTTCCAACAAGTTAACAGTGATACATTTCAGGATGAGGTAAGAACAGAAATCAATACAGAGGAATATTCTTTCTATTTACAACATCTATGGATTCCAAATGATAAATGGAGGTTTCAATATGGGGTAAGATGGTCTGTGTACAATAATAAAGTAACATATAATGATCTTGAACCTCGTTTAAATATTGCCTATAAATTGACAGAAAATTTGACCTTAAAAAGTGCATATTCTCGAATGAATCAATACATTATTAGATTACAAGGTGCTGAAATTGGAGAAGATATGCAGTCTAGTTTATATGCTCCAGTAAACGACAAGATTTTACCACAGAGGTCAGATCAAATATCTCTTGGGATTGCTAAAGATTTTTCAAAATCAAAAGGAATAACGCTTAGTGTTGAAGGGTATTATAAAAAACTAGATGATATAACTTTATTGAAAGAAGGTGAACCTATACTAGATTTTGATTTCAATAGTTTAAAAACTACTTATAACGAGAAGAAATGGGATGAAATGATAACATCTGGAAAAGGGACTGCTTATGGAGCCGAATTTCTATTACAGAAGAAAACGGGTAAATTTTCTGGTTGGTTAGGGTACACTCTTTCTTGGGCAAAACTAGATTTTGATAACTTGAATAATGGAAAATCATTTTATGCACCATGGGATAGAAGGCATAATTTTACTCTGACAACAATTTATCAACCTCAAAAAAAGGTAACACTCTCTTCTGTATTCACATATACCACTGGAGCTGTTTATACAATGCCAATTGGGAAGGTAAATATAAACGGGTTCTATGGAAATGGCAATGACGTAGATATACTTGGAAATAGAAGTAATTTTAGAGGTGATGCCTACCATAGATTAGACTTATCAGCTCAATTCCATAAGTTTAAAAAAGGAAATCAGAAAAGAACATGGTCTTTTGGTGTTTATAATACCTACGCTAGGAATAATGCATTCACTTATACATTAACTGTAAATCAGGAGAATAAAGCAGAGGTTACTAAAACCGGATTATTTACTATTTTACCTTATGTAGCTTATTCATTTGAGTTTTAA
- a CDS encoding DUF4249 family protein, with amino-acid sequence MILRRTFFSLMLLFMFSCDSINKVDVVENFEIVGLKNYKPNIHLFCNLNPDDKDIKIVLQNEVIMNNTNKAPITSAVVHIVHNNDSIQIPFSSNLDDVSEYVISRDRFPIKKGETYTITVKYEDKYLYGSTTIPTEKVVLTNAKSTYFEKTNERDFTLDTDVVLHKPKGFTNKVLVYGLINNSPCDFQKMNEQKKVELISLHLTDYYAIDKGSIEVFTCDIHFFNYNKEASELEINSKKLNSKNIYSNVTGGKGYVGSYLLEKKNTFFKDAFQKYIISIEQFLNKNLQIKIDGNDAQINISYAINRQQYRVDLRILKDNNLYAFYGNYTIEKEHNELFLIIKLKGYGIIENGNLKLLKSNPIGTDLFKVPMSEFKNNYPIKNFL; translated from the coding sequence ATGATATTAAGAAGGACTTTCTTTAGTTTAATGCTATTATTTATGTTCTCATGTGATTCGATTAATAAAGTAGATGTAGTAGAGAATTTTGAAATAGTAGGATTAAAAAATTACAAACCTAACATACATTTGTTTTGTAATCTGAATCCAGATGATAAGGACATTAAAATAGTATTACAAAATGAAGTTATTATGAATAACACAAATAAAGCTCCAATAACATCTGCAGTTGTTCATATTGTTCATAATAATGATTCTATTCAAATTCCTTTTAGTTCTAATCTAGACGATGTTTCTGAATATGTTATCAGTAGAGATCGTTTTCCTATAAAAAAAGGAGAAACCTATACGATTACAGTAAAATATGAAGATAAATATTTATACGGCTCAACAACCATACCTACAGAAAAAGTAGTATTGACTAATGCCAAGTCAACGTATTTTGAAAAAACTAATGAAAGAGATTTTACTTTAGATACAGATGTGGTATTACATAAACCCAAAGGTTTTACAAATAAAGTGTTAGTGTATGGTCTTATTAATAATTCGCCTTGTGATTTTCAGAAAATGAATGAACAGAAAAAAGTAGAACTGATAAGCTTACATCTAACAGATTATTACGCTATTGATAAAGGAAGTATAGAGGTATTTACATGTGATATTCATTTTTTTAATTACAATAAAGAAGCATCTGAACTTGAGATTAATTCTAAAAAATTGAATTCTAAAAATATTTACTCAAATGTTACAGGTGGCAAAGGCTATGTAGGAAGTTACTTATTAGAAAAGAAAAATACGTTTTTCAAGGATGCTTTTCAAAAATACATTATTTCTATAGAACAATTTTTAAATAAGAATCTTCAGATAAAAATTGATGGAAATGATGCTCAAATAAATATATCCTATGCTATCAATAGACAACAGTATCGTGTAGACCTTAGAATTTTAAAAGACAATAACCTTTATGCTTTTTATGGAAATTATACTATTGAAAAAGAGCATAATGAACTTTTCTTAATTATAAAATTAAAGGGTTATGGAATAATTGAAAATGGTAACCTTAAGTTGTTAAAAAGCAATCCAATTGGAACGGATCTATTTAAAGTACCAATGAGTGAATTTAAAAATAATTACCCTATCAAAAACTTTTTATAA
- a CDS encoding leucine-rich repeat protein, whose translation MKTILLILILVFSVNTSFCQTLLSKKDVVFNKGKIISYHGTANNISIPASFGSEKIISIGTAAFKNKNLEGVDFTQASHLSIIEEEAFRGNKFTHLSFKGTTSLIIIESHAFADNKVNMTVDFKGAKSLFDLGSYGFENSKITAINFNGLNRLRYISDYTFSGNEIAKLNFIGLDFLQKIHQGAFTNNKVKMDLVIDGVPKLNEIAIGAFKNSNVKSINFVSVQQLTNVDGFAFAYNKNIESVSFNCDLNADIFNESSFEESNIQLVKPFLKKDKGILLNKKGEIQVGFLDNFDIKKKHLIFGTNTGNLKLKNLYITNKQGVNKKYLIDIKQSLILPHGDCINVFLPIELSSFEVTKNGNTNKIEWVTSQEINNSHFIIERSLDQHYWEKINEVNGSGNSNVLNKYSTHDFDFVTNASKIYYRLTQVDFDGKMQSWVKEVKNNIVPTISIYPNPVVRSIHIQHEQLENNYDYRLMNSLGEVIRFQVQLNNQNEDEIDLSLLPKGIYFLQVMCGKKVIVKKRIIKSSF comes from the coding sequence ATGAAAACTATTTTACTAATACTTATTTTAGTTTTTTCTGTAAATACTTCATTTTGTCAGACTCTCCTTTCAAAAAAGGATGTTGTATTTAATAAGGGAAAAATAATTTCTTATCATGGTACCGCAAATAATATTAGTATACCAGCTTCTTTTGGTAGTGAGAAAATAATAAGTATTGGTACAGCTGCTTTTAAAAATAAAAACCTAGAAGGAGTCGATTTTACTCAAGCTTCTCACCTTTCCATAATAGAGGAAGAAGCATTTAGAGGAAACAAATTTACTCACTTATCTTTTAAAGGAACAACTTCATTAATTATAATAGAAAGTCATGCTTTTGCTGATAATAAAGTAAACATGACTGTTGATTTTAAGGGTGCTAAAAGTTTGTTTGATTTAGGGTCATACGGATTTGAAAATTCAAAAATTACAGCAATAAATTTTAATGGTTTAAATAGATTGAGATATATAAGTGATTATACTTTTTCAGGAAATGAAATAGCAAAACTTAATTTTATTGGATTAGATTTTTTACAAAAAATACATCAAGGGGCTTTTACAAATAATAAAGTCAAAATGGATTTAGTTATTGATGGAGTACCAAAATTAAATGAAATAGCTATTGGAGCTTTTAAAAATTCAAATGTAAAATCAATCAATTTTGTTTCGGTTCAACAGCTAACTAATGTTGATGGATTTGCATTTGCTTATAATAAAAATATTGAATCAGTGAGTTTTAATTGTGATTTAAACGCTGATATTTTTAATGAATCTTCATTTGAAGAATCAAACATACAGTTAGTTAAACCATTTCTTAAAAAGGATAAAGGTATACTTCTAAATAAAAAAGGAGAAATTCAAGTTGGTTTTCTTGATAACTTTGACATTAAAAAGAAGCATTTAATATTTGGAACTAACACAGGAAATCTAAAATTAAAAAATCTATATATAACAAATAAGCAAGGCGTAAATAAAAAATACCTGATTGACATAAAACAATCACTTATTCTACCTCATGGAGATTGTATAAATGTTTTTTTGCCTATTGAATTGTCATCATTTGAAGTAACAAAGAATGGAAATACAAACAAAATAGAATGGGTAACGAGCCAAGAAATAAATAACTCTCACTTTATTATTGAAAGATCATTAGACCAACATTATTGGGAAAAAATTAATGAAGTAAATGGTTCTGGAAATTCAAATGTATTAAATAAGTACTCAACTCATGACTTTGATTTTGTAACAAACGCCTCAAAAATATATTATAGATTAACACAAGTAGATTTTGATGGGAAGATGCAATCATGGGTGAAAGAGGTGAAAAATAACATTGTACCAACTATTTCTATTTATCCTAATCCTGTAGTTAGAAGTATCCATATTCAACATGAACAATTAGAAAATAATTATGATTATAGATTGATGAATTCACTTGGAGAAGTTATCAGATTTCAAGTACAATTGAATAATCAAAATGAAGACGAAATAGACCTATCATTATTACCAAAGGGGATATACTTTTTGCAGGTAATGTGTGGTAAAAAAGTTATTGTTAAAAAAAGAATAATTAAATCATCTTTTTAA
- a CDS encoding LuxR C-terminal-related transcriptional regulator, producing the protein MKYLIIILTCLPNLLFSADLTFTQLKDSINVLLENNKLHEIIALNEQYLEKATDNDEMVLCHTYIALIALLRKKNDDKFIKHLNEVEKLYPLLDDKSQRIKYASIVNASNIDYYLFKGDINQVFKYGDKLQALFPDIETTPLDIKLELIDINFFQRKFLKVKSYNSSIKDPRMLRGGIKKYLLLNYFENNTLDNLDSINNDEQAQKYVHGYAAYKNGAYLKAIQYLEEYNNVFLKELSELDSTNRDKFDTYRELAENHYLIGKCQIDLGNKLKAKKEFDEALIYLEKNDEITQCNNKISESLILTELCLIETDIDIINKHIDDARILLSPFPKNYFNIEYENIYLDYLQALVNEDYNGVVNTKERFLNYKNDSTYIKAWTEQTILFRPTMDELDILIRELEVKLLTDRYRNSTIIFLTIIGFFILLIVAVILYIKKNTNTPNNLKNNNKLTEELSKQEKEMLDLVIKGLPYKAIADQLDSNEGYIKMKFKKLREKYQCSNNEELIYLIFFKR; encoded by the coding sequence ATGAAATATCTGATTATAATTCTGACTTGTCTACCCAATTTATTATTCTCAGCAGACCTAACTTTTACACAGTTAAAAGATAGTATTAATGTACTTTTAGAAAATAATAAGTTACATGAAATTATTGCACTTAATGAGCAATACTTAGAAAAAGCAACAGATAATGATGAGATGGTTTTATGCCACACATATATTGCTCTTATTGCCTTATTAAGGAAAAAAAATGATGATAAATTTATAAAACATTTAAATGAAGTAGAAAAACTCTATCCATTACTAGATGACAAATCGCAAAGAATTAAATATGCAAGTATAGTAAACGCTTCAAATATTGACTATTATCTTTTTAAAGGAGATATTAATCAAGTATTTAAATATGGAGATAAATTGCAAGCCCTTTTTCCTGATATAGAAACGACACCACTAGATATAAAATTAGAATTAATTGATATAAACTTTTTCCAAAGGAAATTTCTTAAAGTAAAAAGTTATAATAGTTCCATTAAAGACCCTAGAATGTTAAGAGGAGGTATTAAAAAGTATCTATTACTAAATTACTTTGAAAATAATACTCTTGATAATTTGGACTCTATTAATAATGATGAGCAGGCACAGAAATATGTTCATGGTTATGCCGCTTATAAAAATGGAGCTTATCTTAAAGCAATTCAGTATCTAGAAGAGTATAATAATGTTTTCCTCAAAGAATTAAGTGAGTTGGATAGTACTAATCGCGATAAATTTGATACATATAGAGAGTTAGCTGAAAATCACTATTTGATAGGGAAGTGTCAGATTGATCTGGGAAATAAGTTAAAAGCTAAAAAAGAATTTGATGAAGCATTGATCTATTTAGAAAAGAATGATGAGATAACACAATGCAATAATAAGATTTCAGAGAGTTTAATTCTAACGGAATTATGCCTTATTGAAACTGATATTGATATTATTAATAAACATATTGATGATGCCCGAATTTTATTGTCCCCTTTTCCTAAAAACTATTTTAATATAGAGTATGAAAATATATATCTTGATTACTTACAAGCATTAGTTAATGAAGATTATAATGGAGTAGTAAACACAAAAGAAAGGTTTTTAAATTATAAAAATGATTCAACGTATATTAAAGCATGGACTGAACAAACAATTTTATTTAGACCAACAATGGATGAGTTGGATATCTTAATACGTGAACTTGAAGTCAAATTATTAACAGATAGATATAGAAACTCAACTATTATTTTCTTAACAATAATTGGATTTTTTATTCTCTTAATTGTTGCAGTTATATTATACATAAAAAAGAATACGAATACCCCCAATAACCTTAAGAATAATAATAAACTGACTGAAGAATTAAGTAAGCAAGAAAAAGAAATGTTGGATCTTGTCATTAAGGGTTTACCTTATAAAGCAATTGCAGATCAGCTGGATTCTAATGAAGGGTACATAAAAATGAAATTTAAAAAGCTTAGAGAGAAATACCAATGCAGCAATAATGAAGAACTAATCTATTTAATTTTTTTTAAGAGATAA
- a CDS encoding RrF2 family transcriptional regulator: MFSKACQYGLKAVIFIGKESAKGNKVGVNEIADAIDSPKAFTSKVLQSLSKKKIVSSIKGPYGGFYINKEVSVSTSLSEIVKIIDGDKVYTACLLGFNSCNKEKPCPMHDRFAEIRENLKKKLETTTVQLLIDEIGLDLFNFK, encoded by the coding sequence ATGTTTTCAAAAGCTTGTCAATATGGATTAAAGGCTGTCATCTTTATAGGAAAAGAGTCAGCAAAGGGTAATAAAGTTGGAGTAAACGAAATTGCAGATGCAATTGACTCTCCAAAAGCGTTTACCTCTAAGGTTTTGCAGTCGCTTAGTAAAAAGAAGATTGTATCATCTATTAAAGGTCCTTACGGCGGTTTTTATATCAATAAAGAAGTAAGTGTTAGCACATCTTTAAGTGAAATTGTGAAAATTATTGATGGAGATAAAGTATATACTGCTTGTCTGCTAGGGTTTAATAGTTGTAATAAAGAGAAACCCTGCCCAATGCATGATCGATTTGCCGAGATTAGAGAAAACTTAAAAAAGAAATTAGAAACAACTACTGTACAGTTATTAATTGATGAAATAGGATTAGATCTTTTCAATTTTAAATAA